GCGTACTTGGCTGGCAATCGGGTTTGGTCAATCAGTAAAACATGGTCTTCGTGCCAGATTACTGGGTACACGGGGCTTTTAGACATCATCACAAAGTATAAGGTTTTATATGGATGGAACCCACTCTATGAATACTGTATTCTTTATCTTTTAGGTTTGCAGGATTCGTTAACCCCTTTTATTGTTGATTTCCTCTCATTCTCTTCTCGGCGAAGTCTGTGCCTGGAGTGGTTTGTTGCCTCAAATCTAAAAGGGAAGGGGGCTAATCTCAAAGCCTCTCTTCTAGGAGAGATTTTAAAACTGTACCGTACACAACTGAGGACCTCTATAGCTAATAGAGGCGCGATGTATCGCGCCTCTACAAAACTTACCAACAGTTTCTAGACTCAGTGATGAACTACTGACTCATCGCTGCCATCTGGGGAATGAAGGTATTCCGCACACGTTCCGCAATTTGTGATGGTGTCAGCCCCAATTCTGCCTTCGATTCCTCCGGTTTGGCGTGCTCGACTAAGAGATCGGGAACACCCAGCCGCATGACGGGCACTACAACATTATGATCCAGCAACGTTTCGGCTAAACCCGAACCAAAGCCGCCCATGATACAACCTTCTTCTAAAGTCACCACTCGACCAATCCGCTGTGCTAAGGGCAGAATTAATTCGGTATCCAGAGGCTTGGCAAAACGGGCATTAATTACCGTGGCTTCAATCCCATGTTCGCTCAAAATTTCGGCGGTTTGCATCGCGGTATGAACCATCGCCCCATAACCCACGATCAACACATCATCCCCGTTCCGCAAGATTTCTCCCTTGCCAATGGGTAGCGCTTCCCATCCTTCCTCCATCAGGGGAACACCATAGCCATTGCCACGAGGGAAACGCATGGCGATGGGGCCATCTGTGTAGTTGACACCCGTGACGAGCATTCGCTGGAGTTCAGCTTCGTCTTTGGGTGCCATCAACACCATGTTGGGCAAGCAGCGCAGGTAGGCGATGTCGTACATACCTTGATGGGTGGGACCATCCGCACCGACAATTCCTGCCCGATCCAAGCAGAAGAAGACGGGGAGGTTTTGGATACACACGTCGTGAACGATTTGGTCGTAGGCGCGTTGCAGGAAGGTGGAATAGATAGCGACAATGGGGCGTATGCCTTCACAAGCCAAACCTGCCGCCAGTGTAACGGCGTGCTGTTCGGCAATACCTACATCAATGTATTGTTTGGGGAGTTTGGCATGGAGTTTGTCTAAACCCGTGCCTGTTGCCATTGCTGCCGTAATGCCGACAATCTTGGGATTGTTTTCGGCAAGCTTGACGAGGGTGTGGGCAAAAACTTTGGAGTAGCTAGGAGGCTTAGGTGAATTGGCAGGGATGGCTTTGCCGGTGGCGAGGTCGAAGGGACTTTGGGCATGGTAGCCGACTTGGTCTTTTTCTGCGATCGCATATCCTTTGCCTTTTACGGTTGCCACATGCACCAGTACGGGGCCATTGTGGCTGTGTGCGGCCTTGAAGGTAGAAATCAAATCTTCCAGATTGTGACCATCCACGGGTCCCATATAGGTAAAGCCGAGTTCCTCAATTACCGCCCCCACCTTCGGTACCGCCAGACGCTTCATTCCTTCCTTGACGCGTGCCAACTCTGGGGACAATGATTCGCCGACAAAGGGCAGATGCTTAAACTGCTCTTCCAAATTGTCCGTCAGGAACTGTATTTGTGGGCTTAAGCGCACCTTATTCAGGTAGCGGGAAATCGCCCCGACGTTGGGGGAAATCGACATTTCATTGTCGTTGAGAACCACCAAAACATTGGTGTTGGGCATATGTCCAGCATGGTTAATCGCTTCGAGTGCCATACCTCCTGTTAGGGCACCATCACCAATCACAGCTACGACTTTGAAGTTCTCACCCTTGATGTCTCGCGCCATCGCCATTCCCAGCGCCGCAGAAATACTGGTAGAGGCATGGCCCGCACCGAAGTGAT
This portion of the Microcoleus sp. AS-A8 genome encodes:
- the dxs gene encoding 1-deoxy-D-xylulose-5-phosphate synthase is translated as MHISEITHPNQLHGLSIRQLEQIARQIREKHLQTVAATGGHLGPGLGVVELTIALYQTLDLENDKVLWDVGHQAYPHKMLTGRYHNFHTLRQKDGVAGYLKRCENKFDHFGAGHASTSISAALGMAMARDIKGENFKVVAVIGDGALTGGMALEAINHAGHMPNTNVLVVLNDNEMSISPNVGAISRYLNKVRLSPQIQFLTDNLEEQFKHLPFVGESLSPELARVKEGMKRLAVPKVGAVIEELGFTYMGPVDGHNLEDLISTFKAAHSHNGPVLVHVATVKGKGYAIAEKDQVGYHAQSPFDLATGKAIPANSPKPPSYSKVFAHTLVKLAENNPKIVGITAAMATGTGLDKLHAKLPKQYIDVGIAEQHAVTLAAGLACEGIRPIVAIYSTFLQRAYDQIVHDVCIQNLPVFFCLDRAGIVGADGPTHQGMYDIAYLRCLPNMVLMAPKDEAELQRMLVTGVNYTDGPIAMRFPRGNGYGVPLMEEGWEALPIGKGEILRNGDDVLIVGYGAMVHTAMQTAEILSEHGIEATVINARFAKPLDTELILPLAQRIGRVVTLEEGCIMGGFGSGLAETLLDHNVVVPVMRLGVPDLLVEHAKPEESKAELGLTPSQIAERVRNTFIPQMAAMSQ